GCATGCCTGCCAATTGTCTTTTATCAAAAGCAACCATAGTATTATATGTGATTTGGCGGGTCCAAGATGAAATCATTCAGGAAGAATCAATGATATCTAGGAAGATTCGTTTTAATTTATTTGGAATTATCTTAGTTACAATCTTGAAAATTACATTGGAAAGTTAAATGGCCTGAATTCCTTAGTAAATTTGTGCTTCTTAGGAATGAGAAATAAAACAGTGTGATTGAGTGGAGCTAGATCTTCTCCCTTGTTCAGAATATCTAGGACTTTCTAACAAGTCATCCCCTATAATATCCCAAAATCTTTAATAGGAAAAGACAAAGGAGTCCAATGTACTTTCCGATGCTGTTCCACCTGAATTTaaaaatgagtattcaacaTCAGCGTATTACATCAGACTACTTTGATATATTCACACTTAACCTTCTCTTTTATCTAATTTTCActattttctctttctctttttttttccctcACATCACGTATCATGCTTTTCACTTCAATTCCTTTCTGCCACACAGGGTGGAAGTGGAATAGTTATATTTACCTCTAAATTTATCTATACACTAAAATCAAAACTTGTTAAAGACTTAGAAATTCAACTGCGACTCAAATGTGGTCACAGAATTTCTCCCTCTCCCGTCTAGCTGCTGCCATTGCTGGGCCAATAACATTTCAAGCTCATTAGGCCTGCAAGGAATGGTTAGTACACCACCCTGATCAAACCCATAGTCTTCTGCTGCTTGCTCCAATAGTCTCACGAATGTTGAGTTTCTCAAACAACTCAATGGCACCACGAACCTCTTTTGTTCTTCCCCATCATCAGCAATCACTGCAAAATGTCCCTCTTTATTTGTTCTGCCCCGCAAGAGAAAAATCTTTTGAAGCTTTTTGAACACAATCTTGAACTTTGAAATTCCACCTACAATCTTCTCCATTACGATCGAAGTGTATGTGTGGCTAGCTAGGTGTTAATTTGCTATTGAACAATTTAACAGTGCATATACTTAACACAACATATACACAATTTATATATAGTGTGTTTTGCTTGTGAGTGATGAACTTAGACAAGGTTATATTAATGTGGAATGTTGGTAGATGTATGAAGTTGCTCACACCGAACATGAACGATCTAGGGAAAAATACCGAATGCTTAGTTGAAATACAACGGAGTAGTACATGCACTGTGTTTGGTGCAGTGTTTTCGAACATATACTTTACCATGAAAAGTCTCTTTTTCATGTCATGTACTGTCCTCTCATGTTTGCCTCCAACTGGATCCATAACTATGCACGCCACTGTTCAATACTCTCTAGATATTTTTATGTACATCCTTGCCCTGCCTAATATGTATTCATTTGATTGGATGTATATGCTACCCACGTGATGTGTGAAAGATTAGGGACACCTGAACTTGCAAAAATTTGCTTCTCctgcaactccaacgctggtttcttaacccagctggagttgctaagaaACCGTATCTTATTTTTTTCAGCATTGGAGCTGATTTATGTGGCAGTTTCAGTTTCTTAACTACAGTGCAgagttccttgcacaaggaactCTGCTTTTTTGTttcttagattaaaaaaataatatcttcTCTCACCCACAGCATGAACATCAACGGATTTCAGAAGGAAAGGAAacagaatcaacaacaacacACAGCATCAACATAAACCAAAATTCCAGAAATTTGATTCAACAATAAAATTATTACAAAATTATAATGAAATATTCAGAAGATTAATTTACACAGAAGATGAAATTTTTAcacagaaaaaaagaaaaagaaaaaagacagAAGCTTCAATGGTTTGATCTGGACTGTGTGGAAGATAAGGAGCTCCGATCCGATCGTTTTTCCTCCGATCTGGAAGGGAAATGAGAGAAGTTCAACATAAGAGTTGCTGGAACAAACGAAAATCAACCAAATCATGTTAAACTTACCTCAAATCGGCTTGCATGTGTAAAAAGGAAGCTTTTTTTCGAGATATCAGGTCGTGAGCGTATGAAAGAGGGGCGGTGGAGGCTACATAGTGGCTGGTGGTGAGTGTGtgtggttgtttggtggcggtggaggttgtTTGGAAGGGATTTGGAGGCGTGGACCAGGGAGATGGAGATGAAGTGAGGGAGAAAGGAAGGAGAAGAGCAGAGAGGCGTGGCCGGTGGAGATGCTATGTGTGGTCTCGGTCCAGATTGAAGAGGAGGCGTGAAGGGAGAGGTTGAGGATTCCAGATTGCTGTGCTAGGGttgagagaggaagaagaagagaggatgaagcAGAGGGTGCGACTAGGGTTAGAGTGAGGAGAAAAAGAAGGCTTATATAGTGGGTGACCTGCTTAGTAGGTCAGCCCATCGTTATTGACCGGTTATGGCCGGTTTCTGCCCGTTTGGGGGTGGTTTAACCGGTTAGAccggttttttaattttagtattaaattttaaatctaaattgggttaaaataaatattattaatttatgttgtatggtgggacacgggtgaGACCCTTCAAacagtaatttaagaaaccatgggttggagcaaaatctggttCAGTTCCTTAGGAGTtccttaagtctgatgtggcactACGGACCCACAGGAATAGTgtagaatagtgctgaatagtgtgttaagaaaccaaataagaaattgtgggttggagttgctcttagggTTATGGTTTTAATGCATTCACATTAAATATCTTGATtccatttttcataatttttctttttctattgatCACATTTTTTCTATTACCTCTATGATTATATTTCTTATTTCATTCTCTTCTAGTTATATCTCTCGGGGTCTGGTTGGAATTAGAGTGTGCTCAATATTGTCTTTAAGTTTTAATCTTTTTGGGTGAGTTTGGGATATCTACGACTGATAGCAATGTCTAATCGTCTTATGATGCTCGCACTGAATGGTAATTGAGTGACTATATGGTAATTGAGTGACTATAATATACGCTTCATTTGTCCCTTAACCATGCATGAGGTTAAGTTTTAACTTTTGATTCTATCGCGTGTTTGTTTTGGGTGTTGGCTTCCGTGGTTCACTCAAAAAGTGAATCACGGTGGTTCACTTTAATCAGAGCGGTtggatataatattaaattattcaACGATCCAGATTAAGAACACAAAAATGTTGAAATGGCCAAAACACCCCCGCCTTGTTCTCTCCACTCCTCCTGAAAAACATAGCCTCCACCGTTGAACCACCTCCGCCTACTgctcctccaccaccaactcTCCTCCTCCCACCTTCTCATCCTCCTCAGATCCTCCTTCTCTCCTCCCCCTTCCCCTCCATCGAGCCCCTTCTTTCCCTACCTCCAGATCCAACATCGTGTATCTCCTCTATTTAGCCTCCTTCAACCTCTGATTCAAGCCCTAACCAGGGGTCTCCTGTTTTTGTTTGGAGTGGagctgaatttttttatgttttatttatttattttctagtTCACCTTCATCTGGCCACTGTTCAccttctatgctttatctggGTTCATTTacttcatcttatcatctaggttcttgaagatttctgaaaaaaaaaattcagcaaTTGATCCAGAGTTGTAAAATGGTGAAACTTTTTGTTTTCTTGCCTTGTCTTAATTAGGTTGAGAAGAACAGGAGATGATTTGGTAGTTGCAGACTTGTGCGGCAGTGGTTTCTTGCTCTGTGCGGTGGTGGTGCGTGAACAGAGTTGGTAGTGGTTGTGTGGCAAAGTTTTAGTCATAGAAGATAGGTATTAAGTGAATATTACGATTTGAGAGAGGTATTTTAAGATATTTGCCATAATTTTTTGTGTGAACCACGGTGGCTCAATTTGCAAATGAACCACCGAAAACATCGTCTTTGTTTTGTCTATCCTCGGAATATGACATTGTCTATAATTTAGTACACCagcaaaattataattttaacttCAATTTTTTATGATAATATGTTTTAACTTGTTACTGATTTCATAAAACTCCACTGCTATCATAAATCAAATCAACTACGGTACATGAACGAACCACATGACAAGTGGGAAACCATTTGACAACTACTTTTATGATGACTTTTTACCGTTCAAagtgaaaagttttttttaagaaaaaaccaATGTGATTGAGGTGGTTAATAACCCCCACAAAGTTGAGTGTTGCCTAGAGATCTGGATCCTCTCCTACAACACTATAAACTATTGGACGTGTCGAACTAAATTAAGGGAATGTACTAATGTATGTTCACTTGTATTGTGCACTTCCCTCATTCACTACAAACACCACTGTCAAATGTTGTCGTCATGCTCACACGCTCT
This portion of the Lotus japonicus ecotype B-129 chromosome 3, LjGifu_v1.2 genome encodes:
- the LOC130742994 gene encoding auxin-responsive protein SAUR71-like, giving the protein MEKIVGGISKFKIVFKKLQKIFLLRGRTNKEGHFAVIADDGEEQKRFVVPLSCLRNSTFVRLLEQAAEDYGFDQGGVLTIPCRPNELEMLLAQQWQQLDGRGRNSVTTFESQLNF